The following is a genomic window from Geminicoccaceae bacterium.
CACCGGCGGTGTGGCTCACGACTTCAACAATCTGCTCACGGCCATTCTCGGCAATATCGAGATGCTCGAACCCCGGGTGCAAGAACGGGAAGACCTTCTTCCCATGATTGACGACCTGAAGGCCGCGGCAACCCTGGGGGCCGATCTGGTGAGCAGATTGCTGGCCTTCTCCAGACGGTCACCATTGCAGTCACGTACAATCGACCTGGGTGCGACCATTGCCGATCTGGTGCCGTTGCTGTCCCGCACGCTGGGCAGCAAGATCGACATCGAGACGGAACTCGTGCCGGGTACGCCGAAGGTCCGGGTCGATCCGACACAGATGCGCAACGCAGTCATCAATCTGGCCATCAATGCCCGTGACGCCATGCCTCGCGGCGGCCATCTGCTCATCCGCACCGCACCCGTGTTCGTCAGCCCGGATCGGGCGACAAGGCACGAGGTCCCTGCCGGACGTTATGGGATCATCGAGATTGCCGATACGGGTACCGGCATCGACCCCGACGAACAACAGCGCGTTTTCGAACCCTTCTACACATCGAAGGAATCCGGGCGCGGTACAGGTCTCGGCCTGAGCATGGTCTACGGTTTCGCCCGTCAGTCGGGTGGTTTCGTGACTTTGGAGAGTCTCCTGGGCGAAGGTACCCGGATCTTCGTCTGGCTACCGGAAGCCAGGGGTCCGGATGAAACGGCGAAAGAGGCGGAACGCGCAACCGGGATCGAGCAACTGCCGCGTGGCGATGGTGAAACGGTATTGGTACTTGAAGATGACCCGCTCGTCCGGAGGGTCACGGTCTCCTGCCTCGAACAGCTGGATTATGTCGTGTTCGAGGCGGCGAACGGCGAAGAGGCGATCGAGCTGCTCGACATGGTTCCCGAGAACGGCATCATCCTCTCCGATGTGATGATGCCCGGCGGCATCTCGGCCATGGACCTGATCGTCGAGGCGGAAAGGCAACGGCCCGACCTTCTGGTCCTGCTGGTCTCGGGCTATATCGACCAGGAACAGGTGGACACGGGTAACCGGCCGCTGCTGCGCAAGCCCTTCACCACCGAAGCCCTGGCCCTGTTCATCCGCTCGGCACTCGATACGAGGAATTCGAACGCGACGGACCCGGAACGGTCATGACCTGCCCCGCCCCGGCACCGTACGACCACGGTCTTGCCCACTTTCCGGCGGCAAAGCCGATCATGTCGACCGATTCACTCGACCCGGCTGACCTCGGCGGTGAAGATGTAACCCGCACCTCGCACCGTCTTGATGAGCTTCGGCGCCGACGGCTTGTTCTCGATCTTCTTGCGCAGGCGGGCGATCTGGGTGTCTATGCTGCGATCGAAAGCCGACCAGCCCCGGCCATGCGCCCGGTCGAGCAGTTGTTCGCGCGTCAACACGCGGTTGGGACACTCGGCGAACACACATAGCAGGTCGAATTCTCCGCTGGTAAGGCTGACAATCTCGCCATCGCCATCGCGCAGCTCGCGCTTGAGCGTGTCGAGCACCATGTTGTCGAAGGTGAATCTCGGCGAGCCGGCCATGGTGCCGGATTGCAGGCCGGGCGATGCCCCCCCTTCCGACAGGCCGCCTTGTGCAACATCGCCGGTGTCGAGCGTCTTGCGCATGGCAGCCGTGCGGCGCAACACCGCCCGCACCCTCGCCAGGACTTCACGAAGTTCGAAAGGCTTGGCGATATAATCGTCCGCACCTATCTCCAGGCCGATCACACGTTCGAGAGGATCGTTCTTGCCGGTGATGATGATGACCGGCACGTTCGTCCGGGATCGGATCTCCCGCACCAGCTCCAGGCCATTTTCGTCGGGGAGCCCAAGATCGACAAAGACGAGAGCTGTATCGGCCAGCGAGACATCGTCACGAAAGCTGGCAGCACTCGGCACCGAATTGACCTTGTAGCCCTCGGAACGCAAGTAACGTTCGAGGACATTGCGAACATGGGGATCATCATCGACTATGACTAAGCTCAAAGCACAACTCACAATTTGGCAGGGCAAGCCCCCTACTGGAAGTTCATACATTTTTTGAACGTTGCGTTGCAGCCTGTCACGATCCGACACAAAACGTAACATTTCTTGCATGTTCCGTCTGCCACACCAAATGTCATTCTACTGCAACGCACACCAAAGCGCTATTTTATCAGCCTGACAAGAGAACCTGCGTCACATCCGCTCACAAACTGTCCGTACGTAACCGTCTGCAACGGCGGCAATCATTTCGGATGTTCCCATGGTGATTCCAACGCCGACACTTCTCCCGCCATGGGCGAAAATGACATGCGCAAAACTTCGCGATGGGACGAATTGTTACACTTTTAATCTCGCATCGGCGTCCAGCTGGCTCTATTTCATCGGTGAACCTGTGTTTCCTTCAATCTTCGGGGAGCCTGCCCGTTGTCACTATTGAGGCAAGTCCTGCTGCTCATCCTGCTTGGCGGCATCGCCTATGGAGGTTTCACCGCCTATGAACGCTATATGGGCGGTGAAGCCGTGCAGGGTGCTGCAGGTGGAGCCGATGGCGGGCGGCGTGGCGGACGCGAGGCCAGGGTCGAGGTGACCCGCGCCGAACTGCACACCATCCGTTCGCGCATTGAAGCCGTTGGCAGCACCAAGGCGCTCCAGGCCATCGACATCGTCCCCCTGTCCTCGGGCCAGGTCGTTTCCATCAGCTTTGAACCGGGTCAGGAGGTCGATGCCGGGCAGGTACTGCTCAGGCTGGACGACACGCTTGAGCAGGCCGCCGTGAGCGAGGCCGAGGCCCGGCTCGGCCAGACGCGCGTAGCGCTCGACCGGGCCACCAAGCTTCGCCGCAGCGGCAATACCGCCCAATCGACGCTGGACGAGGCGACCGTTGCCGAGGAAGCCGCAGCCGCCCAGCTCTCCGCCGCGCGCAAGAAACTGGACGACCGCAGCGTGGCTGCTCCCTTTGAGGGCATGGTCGGCATGCGCAACGTCGACATGGGTGCACGGGTCGACGACAACACCGTCGTCACGACGCTCGATGACCTTTCGCAGGTATTGGTGGAGTTCAGCGTACCCGAGACGTGGTTCGGTGCGGTCACTGTCGGCCAGACAGTCAAGGCCCGCGCGGCGACATGGCCCGATCGCGTATTCGTCGGCAAGATTGAGAGCATCGACAGCCGCATCGCCACCGCCACGCGTGCATTCAAGATCCGCGCCATTCTCCC
Proteins encoded in this region:
- a CDS encoding response regulator transcription factor, with protein sequence MYELPVGGLPCQIVSCALSLVIVDDDPHVRNVLERYLRSEGYKVNSVPSAASFRDDVSLADTALVFVDLGLPDENGLELVREIRSRTNVPVIIITGKNDPLERVIGLEIGADDYIAKPFELREVLARVRAVLRRTAAMRKTLDTGDVAQGGLSEGGASPGLQSGTMAGSPRFTFDNMVLDTLKRELRDGDGEIVSLTSGEFDLLCVFAECPNRVLTREQLLDRAHGRGWSAFDRSIDTQIARLRKKIENKPSAPKLIKTVRGAGYIFTAEVSRVE
- a CDS encoding efflux RND transporter periplasmic adaptor subunit, whose protein sequence is MSLLRQVLLLILLGGIAYGGFTAYERYMGGEAVQGAAGGADGGRRGGREARVEVTRAELHTIRSRIEAVGSTKALQAIDIVPLSSGQVVSISFEPGQEVDAGQVLLRLDDTLEQAAVSEAEARLGQTRVALDRATKLRRSGNTAQSTLDEATVAEEAAAAQLSAARKKLDDRSVAAPFEGMVGMRNVDMGARVDDNTVVTTLDDLSQVLVEFSVPETWFGAVTVGQTVKARAATWPDRVFVGKIESIDSRIATATRAFKIRAILPNADRALPAGMFLYVEIELDERQALLVPEQAVQASAQGSYLFVAEDGRAVMRHVTVGQRENGMVEITSGIAEGDEVISTGLQRLRDGIAIQTGDDRKQPQAGSGENDKAGQDKGAGA